The following proteins come from a genomic window of bacterium:
- a CDS encoding glycosyltransferase family 2 protein, whose protein sequence is MYRDKKVVIVMPAYNAESTLLRTWNEVMEQDIVDLVIVVDDASSDETTRLAQSLRDTKVYTHAENRGYGANQKTCYSAALEEGADIIIMVHPDYQYTPQLIPAMASMIGNGLYPCVLGSRILGGRALQGDMPLWKYIANRALTFVENLLLGSKLSEFHTGYRAYSREVLERLPLDRNSDDFVFDNQVLAQILWFGHTIAEVSCPTMYFPEASSINLQRSIRYGIGCLWTGLVFRLAHWGLLRSPLFPKRT, encoded by the coding sequence GTGTATCGCGACAAGAAGGTCGTCATCGTCATGCCCGCGTACAACGCGGAAAGCACTCTTCTCCGGACCTGGAACGAGGTCATGGAGCAAGATATTGTCGACCTGGTGATCGTGGTCGACGATGCCAGTTCCGACGAAACGACCCGACTCGCCCAGAGTTTGCGAGACACCAAGGTCTACACACACGCCGAGAACCGCGGCTACGGGGCCAACCAGAAGACCTGCTATTCGGCAGCGCTCGAGGAAGGCGCCGACATCATCATCATGGTCCACCCCGACTACCAGTACACGCCGCAACTGATCCCGGCGATGGCCTCGATGATCGGAAATGGCCTGTATCCCTGCGTACTCGGCTCGAGGATTCTCGGAGGACGCGCACTCCAAGGCGATATGCCGCTCTGGAAATACATTGCGAACAGAGCCCTGACCTTTGTCGAAAACCTCTTGCTCGGTTCAAAGCTCTCCGAGTTCCACACCGGTTATCGCGCCTACTCGAGAGAGGTTCTGGAACGCCTTCCCCTCGATCGCAACTCCGACGACTTCGTGTTCGACAATCAGGTGCTCGCGCAGATCCTCTGGTTCGGGCACACGATCGCTGAGGTCAGCTGCCCGACAATGTACTTTCCAGAGGCCTCGTCGATCAATCTACAACGCAGCATCCGCTACGGAATCGGCTGTCTGTGGACCGGCCTGGTGTTCCGGCTGGCCCACTGGGGACTCCTGCGGTCTCCGCTGTTTCCCAAGCGCACTTGA
- the arfB gene encoding aminoacyl-tRNA hydrolase — MLHVNDRLKIPLREFQFSFSRSSGPGGQNVNKVNTRVTLRWSIRDSPSLPPAVLRRFMQRYGRRVTQEGELIVTSQRFRDQGRNVADSLEKLREMLDSVATAPKSRKKTRPSRGAVERRLKEKRERSQRKRRRREPIDD; from the coding sequence ATGCTCCATGTGAACGACAGACTGAAGATTCCACTGCGCGAGTTCCAGTTCTCTTTTTCGCGCAGTTCCGGTCCCGGCGGTCAGAACGTGAACAAGGTCAACACCCGGGTCACGTTGCGCTGGTCGATCAGAGACAGTCCGAGTCTTCCACCCGCAGTCCTCCGACGCTTCATGCAGCGCTACGGGAGACGAGTGACGCAAGAGGGCGAACTGATTGTCACGAGCCAGCGCTTTCGCGACCAGGGGCGAAATGTAGCTGACAGTCTCGAGAAACTGCGCGAGATGCTCGACTCGGTCGCTACGGCACCGAAGTCACGAAAGAAGACGCGCCCGTCCAGAGGTGCGGTCGAGCGCCGTCTCAAAGAGAAGCGAGAGCGCTCGCAGCGCAAGCGCCGCCGCCGGGAACCGATCGACGACTGA
- a CDS encoding acyl-CoA thioesterase, which produces MPDLPATAPPGAKTSTLRYRVPFFDTDGMRIVHHANYLRYLELARVAFLDEHDRAYREWVDQGLHFAVTGVEVAYKRGAHFDEILEITAWIEKLRGASLRIAYIVSCGEELLATAATNHALVDDSGRPRRIPRERRDSMRALMED; this is translated from the coding sequence GTGCCCGATCTACCAGCAACAGCACCTCCAGGTGCAAAGACTTCGACGCTCCGCTACCGCGTACCCTTTTTTGACACCGACGGCATGCGGATCGTTCACCATGCGAACTACCTTCGTTATCTCGAACTCGCCCGGGTCGCGTTCCTCGACGAACACGACCGTGCGTATCGCGAATGGGTCGACCAGGGGCTGCACTTTGCAGTGACCGGCGTCGAGGTCGCCTACAAGCGCGGAGCTCACTTCGATGAGATCCTGGAGATCACGGCGTGGATCGAGAAGCTTCGCGGCGCATCTCTGCGGATCGCCTACATCGTAAGCTGCGGCGAGGAACTCCTGGCCACCGCCGCGACAAATCACGCCCTGGTCGACGATTCCGGACGACCCAGACGCATCCCGCGCGAGCGACGAGACAGCATGCGCGCGCTGATGGAGGACTGA
- a CDS encoding RNA methyltransferase encodes MKISEIMDLKDPRVADYRGVRDPEWVRERGLFIAEGLKVVEILLLESDLGVRSLLTTENAFRRLEPVLGGARADLEVFLADGVALRSIAGHEIHQNCLAIGERPDDTPIEGLLKKIGDGARRLLVLDRVTNPDNIGGLFRNARAFGVDAVLLGPGCAHPLYRKAIRTSMGSSLLVPFTGFNDWRDTIAELRKAGFACLALTPAQGSDDLAGLERGSVPSRYALLLGHEGEGLHPQALELADRSLRIAISEAVESLNVATAAAVALHALGSPAAASE; translated from the coding sequence GTGAAGATCAGCGAGATTATGGATCTCAAAGACCCACGCGTCGCGGATTACCGCGGGGTCCGGGATCCGGAGTGGGTGCGGGAAAGGGGCCTCTTCATTGCCGAGGGGCTGAAGGTGGTGGAGATCCTGCTTCTCGAGTCCGATCTCGGGGTTCGCTCGCTCCTGACCACGGAGAACGCGTTTCGTCGACTCGAGCCCGTTCTGGGCGGCGCGAGAGCCGATCTCGAGGTCTTCCTGGCGGACGGAGTTGCGTTGCGGTCGATCGCGGGCCACGAAATCCACCAGAATTGCCTGGCGATTGGCGAAAGACCCGACGATACGCCGATCGAGGGGCTGCTGAAGAAGATCGGCGACGGCGCCCGGCGGCTTCTCGTGCTCGATCGCGTGACCAATCCCGACAATATCGGCGGTCTGTTCCGCAACGCGCGGGCTTTCGGTGTCGATGCGGTGCTGCTCGGTCCGGGCTGCGCGCATCCGCTCTACCGGAAGGCAATTCGCACTTCCATGGGAAGTTCATTGCTCGTGCCTTTCACAGGCTTCAACGATTGGCGCGATACCATTGCAGAACTGCGCAAGGCGGGTTTCGCGTGTCTCGCCCTGACCCCGGCGCAAGGCTCAGACGATCTGGCCGGACTCGAGCGTGGATCGGTTCCCTCACGCTATGCGCTCCTGCTCGGGCACGAAGGCGAGGGGCTGCATCCGCAGGCATTGGAACTCGCGGATCGATCGCTGCGGATCGCCATCTCAGAGGCGGTTGAGTCGCTGAATGTGGCGACCGCCGCCGCAGTGGCGCTACACGCTCTGGGCAGTCCTGCTGCTGCCTCCGAGTAG
- a CDS encoding enoyl-CoA hydratase/isomerase family protein, giving the protein MSFETLTVERKDAITYVWLDRPERRNALNTLALEEICALFTELQRDFETRVVVLGGRGKSFCAGADRRDPPGVARMSAASGASDRERRYASQLGRRACAAVLDLEAATIARVHGHAVGGGLALALACDLRIASDDAVFHIPEVDLGIPLAWGATPRLIQEIGASRARELILMCDQIQAVEAARLGVVHRAVPVAELDSAVDAWARRIAEKPEVAVHMTKTQFRAYSQSSPLGDATESDGDSLMSASRSAAARASFERGD; this is encoded by the coding sequence ATGAGCTTTGAAACCCTGACCGTGGAACGAAAAGACGCGATCACCTATGTCTGGCTCGACCGGCCCGAACGTCGCAACGCACTGAACACACTGGCGCTCGAGGAGATCTGCGCGCTATTCACGGAACTCCAAAGAGATTTCGAGACGCGCGTCGTCGTTCTCGGCGGTCGTGGAAAGTCTTTCTGTGCCGGGGCGGATCGCCGAGATCCTCCGGGTGTTGCGCGAATGAGTGCTGCATCAGGAGCGAGTGATCGCGAACGCCGCTATGCATCGCAACTCGGACGGCGCGCTTGTGCGGCAGTTCTCGACCTCGAAGCGGCCACGATCGCGCGGGTACACGGTCACGCAGTCGGCGGTGGTCTGGCGCTCGCACTCGCGTGCGATCTGCGAATCGCCTCAGACGATGCCGTCTTCCACATTCCCGAGGTCGATCTCGGCATTCCGTTGGCGTGGGGAGCTACACCGCGCCTGATTCAAGAGATTGGTGCATCCCGGGCTCGCGAGTTGATCCTGATGTGCGATCAAATCCAAGCTGTTGAAGCCGCTCGCCTCGGGGTCGTCCATCGAGCCGTTCCGGTGGCTGAACTCGACTCTGCCGTCGACGCCTGGGCCCGCCGCATTGCCGAGAAGCCGGAGGTTGCGGTTCACATGACCAAGACCCAGTTCCGGGCCTACAGTCAGAGTTCGCCGCTTGGAGATGCCACCGAATCCGATGGAGATTCGCTGATGTCTGCATCGCGAAGTGCGGCAGCCCGCGCGAGTTTTGAGCGAGGCGACTGA
- a CDS encoding HD domain-containing protein gives MTPEDRQRFIDAFAFALDVHARQQRKGRAVPYSSHLLQVAGRVQESGGDLDQSIAALLHDAIEDSEHVSYELIYEEFGESVAEIVRDCTDTLPGEHPKQKRPWMQRKTEYLEHLKSAPDRSLLVTLCDKCHNLSSTLMDIQDRGFQHMDHFNSTPEQQLWYFESILEITRYRIPTRLQREFQELVSRFREILASAK, from the coding sequence GTGACTCCAGAAGATCGCCAGCGCTTCATCGATGCTTTCGCCTTTGCGCTAGACGTCCATGCCCGGCAACAACGGAAGGGCCGCGCGGTTCCCTATTCGAGCCACCTCCTGCAAGTGGCGGGGCGTGTTCAGGAAAGCGGTGGTGACCTGGATCAGTCGATCGCGGCGCTGCTTCACGATGCGATTGAGGACTCGGAGCACGTGAGCTACGAACTCATCTACGAGGAGTTCGGCGAGTCCGTCGCTGAAATCGTGCGCGACTGCACCGATACCCTGCCAGGCGAGCATCCCAAGCAGAAACGACCTTGGATGCAGCGAAAGACCGAGTATCTGGAACACCTGAAGTCCGCCCCTGACCGCAGCCTGCTAGTCACGCTTTGCGACAAGTGTCACAACCTGAGTTCCACACTCATGGACATTCAGGATCGGGGTTTTCAGCACATGGATCACTTCAATTCGACGCCGGAGCAACAGCTCTGGTACTTCGAGAGCATTCTCGAAATCACTCGATACCGGATTCCGACGCGTTTGCAGCGGGAGTTCCAGGAACTGGTTTCGAGGTTCCGCGAAATCCTGGCGAGCGCAAAATGA
- a CDS encoding peptidylprolyl isomerase, with translation MKIRTLQAATVVFAALTFSVASAAWAAEEKTVDAAIGAIEKFISEQKIDKSESRWKTQLPKPPKVEFDSSKTYFWDLKTNVGDISVRLMPNVAPMHVSSTVYLTQLEFYDGVVFHRVITDFMAQGGDPLGRGTGGPGYKYDGEFDPKVTHNKGGLLSMANAGPGTDGSQFFLTFKATPWLDGKHTIFGEVVDGMETVKALEEKGSSSGQTKSPLLIEKATIRVE, from the coding sequence ATGAAGATACGAACCTTACAAGCTGCGACCGTCGTGTTCGCGGCACTGACTTTCAGCGTCGCCTCGGCGGCGTGGGCCGCAGAGGAGAAAACTGTGGATGCAGCAATCGGTGCGATCGAGAAGTTCATCAGCGAGCAGAAGATCGACAAGAGCGAATCGCGCTGGAAGACCCAGCTTCCAAAGCCACCCAAGGTCGAGTTCGATTCGTCCAAGACGTATTTCTGGGATCTGAAGACCAACGTCGGCGATATTTCGGTCCGGCTCATGCCAAATGTCGCGCCGATGCACGTTTCGAGCACGGTCTATCTGACCCAACTGGAGTTCTACGACGGCGTCGTTTTTCATCGAGTCATCACCGACTTCATGGCGCAGGGCGGAGATCCACTCGGTCGTGGAACCGGCGGACCCGGCTACAAATACGATGGCGAGTTTGATCCCAAAGTGACGCACAACAAGGGTGGGTTGCTGAGCATGGCCAATGCGGGACCGGGAACGGATGGAAGCCAGTTCTTCCTCACGTTCAAGGCGACACCGTGGCTCGATGGCAAGCATACGATTTTCGGCGAAGTGGTCGACGGAATGGAAACTGTGAAGGCCCTGGAAGAGAAGGGTTCTTCGAGCGGGCAGACAAAGAGCCCGCTGTTGATCGAGAAGGCGACGATCCGCGTCGAGTAG
- a CDS encoding MFS transporter: MSLPQGTPLLDSPTQPASGAPPAGFQLYAFAVASWFSAWGIQGVLFSWLIVNDLGAPAEWVGAAQFSLVAPGVLLLLGGATADRFDRISLMTGIHIVAAGIVAALALVVLGGKLSFPYVIAYALALGTASSFLHPARDAVLSDVAGSDLPRAVVGTTLIQFVASGGAAFLAGFARYVGSPAMLGVQSAILLVGVVAIRRLPRSSSHTRVDARPRFSDLGTGLVEVLRSRDLLPVFLLVLGVGFFFQGAYFVVYPLLVRDFYQGDVGELGALIGVFPIGVVVGSVLLLRGLSFKRRGRAMAIAQALAACCLLITSLGVPYPLALLAGLGWGLSGSVFLNVGRTIFQERALGANRARVLSVYPLGFFVAGAVGSPAAGLLAGAVGPLGAFAFAGAGMLVFVSAVALTTRISKLE; encoded by the coding sequence ATGTCGCTACCTCAAGGTACTCCGCTGCTGGATTCTCCTACGCAACCAGCTTCGGGAGCGCCACCGGCGGGCTTCCAACTCTACGCATTCGCAGTCGCGTCCTGGTTTTCCGCATGGGGAATACAGGGTGTCCTGTTCTCCTGGCTGATCGTCAACGATCTGGGCGCACCGGCGGAATGGGTCGGCGCCGCCCAGTTTTCACTTGTGGCTCCGGGTGTACTTCTATTGCTCGGTGGGGCGACCGCCGATCGCTTCGATCGAATCTCACTGATGACGGGCATACATATCGTTGCGGCGGGAATCGTCGCCGCGTTGGCGTTGGTCGTCCTCGGCGGCAAGCTCAGCTTCCCCTACGTAATCGCGTACGCGTTGGCGCTGGGAACCGCGTCGTCGTTCCTGCATCCCGCACGCGACGCTGTCTTGAGCGACGTGGCGGGCTCGGATCTGCCGCGCGCCGTCGTGGGAACCACGCTCATCCAGTTCGTGGCCAGTGGTGGGGCTGCGTTTCTGGCCGGGTTCGCGCGTTACGTGGGTTCGCCTGCCATGCTCGGAGTACAGAGCGCCATTCTGCTAGTCGGAGTTGTTGCGATTCGCCGACTCCCCCGCTCTTCTTCGCATACCCGTGTGGATGCTCGCCCGCGCTTTTCGGACCTGGGCACAGGCCTTGTTGAAGTGCTTCGTTCTCGCGATCTCCTCCCGGTGTTCTTGTTGGTGCTAGGGGTGGGTTTCTTCTTCCAGGGTGCGTACTTCGTCGTCTACCCGCTGCTCGTGCGCGACTTCTATCAGGGAGATGTCGGAGAGCTCGGAGCTCTGATTGGCGTGTTTCCGATCGGCGTCGTGGTGGGCTCGGTACTGCTCCTGCGGGGGCTTTCCTTCAAGCGCCGCGGTCGAGCAATGGCGATTGCGCAGGCTCTCGCGGCCTGCTGCCTCTTGATCACGTCACTCGGCGTCCCCTATCCGCTCGCCCTGCTCGCAGGGCTGGGATGGGGCTTGAGTGGATCTGTGTTTCTGAACGTGGGGCGGACGATCTTCCAGGAACGCGCGCTCGGGGCGAATCGCGCGCGGGTCCTGTCCGTCTACCCGCTCGGCTTTTTCGTGGCCGGTGCGGTCGGTTCGCCCGCAGCGGGCCTCCTGGCCGGTGCGGTCGGTCCTCTGGGGGCATTCGCATTCGCCGGCGCCGGAATGCTGGTTTTCGTCTCTGCGGTCGCATTGACGACCCGGATTTCGAAGCTCGAGTAG
- a CDS encoding TIGR03619 family F420-dependent LLM class oxidoreductase — MKFGIASAFSPVRDYNELAITAESCGWDFVAVSDHVVHPEKLNTPYPYTADGQRRWQAFTPWPDPWVAIAGMAAVTVQIRFITNVFVLPIRNPFSVAKAVGTAAVLSDHRVSLGIGVGWSKDEFALMEQNFHNRGKRANEMIEVMRKLWTGEMVEHRGEYYSFDRLEMSPAPSRPIPILVGGVSDAALRRAARLGDGWISDLHTTDELRTLVHRLNGYRREYGRHEKGFEIVASAIDAVDLDGYRRLEDAGVTSLNTAPWVFYTGGSDSLADKKDGLRRFADDVIAKMEAGS, encoded by the coding sequence TTGAAGTTTGGAATCGCGAGCGCATTCAGCCCGGTGCGCGACTACAACGAACTGGCGATCACGGCCGAGTCCTGTGGCTGGGATTTCGTCGCTGTCTCGGACCACGTCGTCCATCCCGAGAAGCTCAACACGCCCTACCCCTACACCGCCGATGGTCAGCGACGCTGGCAGGCCTTCACGCCGTGGCCCGATCCCTGGGTAGCCATCGCCGGGATGGCGGCCGTCACCGTGCAGATCCGCTTCATCACCAACGTCTTCGTACTGCCCATACGCAATCCGTTCAGCGTGGCAAAAGCGGTCGGCACAGCGGCCGTGCTATCGGATCATCGCGTTTCACTGGGCATTGGCGTGGGCTGGTCCAAAGACGAGTTCGCGTTGATGGAGCAGAACTTCCACAACCGGGGCAAACGAGCGAACGAGATGATCGAGGTCATGCGCAAGCTCTGGACCGGAGAGATGGTCGAGCACCGAGGCGAATACTATTCATTCGACCGGCTCGAGATGAGTCCCGCCCCAAGCCGTCCGATCCCGATCCTCGTCGGAGGAGTTTCCGATGCCGCCCTGCGCCGCGCGGCGCGATTGGGCGACGGCTGGATCTCCGATCTTCACACGACGGATGAACTTCGAACGCTGGTCCACAGACTCAACGGCTATCGACGAGAATACGGGCGCCACGAGAAGGGTTTCGAGATCGTGGCTTCGGCGATCGACGCGGTCGACCTCGACGGATATCGGAGACTGGAAGACGCGGGCGTCACCAGTCTCAACACCGCGCCCTGGGTGTTCTATACCGGTGGCTCCGACTCGCTGGCCGACAAGAAAGACGGCCTGCGGCGTTTTGCCGACGACGTGATCGCCAAGATGGAGGCGGGCTCGTAA
- a CDS encoding ferritin-like domain-containing protein encodes MSDGESVRDYCLSILESGDLEAKTRPPPVSDEPGFFGSDPLAAIYIDRPARSADLTLSSGAERLPPPPQLEDPAKRATCIHRFAHHELMAVELFAWALLAWPEAPESLRRGWLAALADEQRHLGLYLERLDRLGSSLGDAPRSDYFWLHVPALWASPHGPLAFLSAMGLTLEQANLDFTLMYRDAFATVGDEASARVCQQIHDEEQGHVRLALTWLRRLKSPEQSDLEAYEASVPFPLSASRAKGRAFSADARRAAGLDDSWIEYVRNAGPKRKGNGPEPAVEEPRIFPNLGAEEGDNWRRALSHAAVAASARLFGGLFARDARFCGVDGLDAAVLPEAWSDDAQLPAWSFLPRGKKVVAWLGTDEALRIATRAGRELASPPPAVVRSVHDKAFAHRLALEEGSLHPCLREAIRVFDPEELADVHRVVESVESATARWAPELGSEFALKPRLSSSGRGRVAGRIGSFAPSEIEGAMARLARCGGFLLEPWLKRTVDLSAHYWIEMSGEIHALGTLESIVSPSGVPRGHRGCLEANGSIRAGTLFDERLQAAGLVAAEAARERGYFGACGVDAFVYSFDGESILRPLVEFNARFTLGTVALGLVERARRVGVARAPGRFEFRVDVPSVLEIRDPDSGLQSRVEFATAQRASARQRR; translated from the coding sequence ATGTCGGACGGCGAAAGCGTGCGCGATTACTGCCTGTCGATCCTGGAATCGGGGGATCTCGAAGCGAAGACGCGTCCGCCGCCCGTTTCAGACGAGCCGGGATTCTTCGGCTCGGATCCGCTTGCGGCCATCTACATCGACCGACCGGCGCGTTCCGCCGATCTGACGCTGAGTTCGGGAGCCGAGCGCCTTCCGCCGCCCCCACAACTCGAAGATCCCGCCAAGCGAGCGACCTGCATTCACCGCTTTGCCCATCACGAGTTGATGGCGGTCGAACTATTCGCCTGGGCATTGCTCGCCTGGCCCGAGGCGCCCGAGTCGTTGCGCCGCGGCTGGCTCGCGGCTCTGGCCGATGAGCAACGACACCTCGGCCTATACCTCGAGCGTCTGGACAGGCTCGGCTCGAGCCTGGGCGATGCGCCGCGATCCGACTATTTCTGGCTGCACGTTCCCGCGCTTTGGGCCAGCCCCCACGGTCCGCTCGCCTTTCTGAGTGCCATGGGTCTGACCCTGGAGCAGGCGAATCTGGATTTCACCCTGATGTATCGCGATGCATTTGCCACGGTGGGCGATGAAGCGAGTGCGCGAGTCTGTCAGCAGATTCACGACGAGGAGCAGGGGCACGTGCGTCTCGCGCTCACCTGGTTGCGAAGGCTCAAGTCGCCCGAGCAAAGCGATCTCGAAGCCTATGAAGCCAGCGTGCCGTTTCCCCTGTCCGCGTCGCGGGCGAAGGGGCGCGCGTTCAGTGCGGATGCGCGGCGCGCGGCGGGGCTGGACGATTCCTGGATCGAGTACGTGCGAAACGCAGGTCCGAAGCGGAAAGGCAACGGCCCTGAGCCCGCCGTCGAGGAGCCGCGAATCTTCCCCAACCTCGGTGCGGAAGAGGGGGACAACTGGCGACGTGCGCTCTCGCACGCGGCGGTTGCCGCGAGTGCGCGTCTGTTCGGCGGCCTGTTCGCCCGTGACGCGCGCTTCTGTGGGGTGGATGGCCTCGATGCCGCGGTCCTGCCCGAAGCCTGGAGCGACGATGCGCAGCTTCCGGCCTGGAGTTTCCTGCCGCGCGGCAAGAAGGTGGTGGCCTGGCTCGGTACCGATGAGGCGCTGCGCATCGCGACTCGCGCGGGCCGGGAACTCGCCTCACCTCCACCCGCGGTCGTGCGCAGCGTGCATGACAAGGCGTTTGCCCACCGCCTGGCGCTCGAAGAGGGAAGCCTGCACCCGTGCCTGCGGGAGGCGATTCGGGTCTTCGACCCGGAAGAACTCGCGGACGTCCATCGTGTCGTCGAATCCGTGGAAAGCGCAACGGCTCGCTGGGCCCCTGAGTTGGGGAGTGAGTTCGCGCTCAAGCCCCGGCTGAGTTCGAGCGGGAGAGGCCGCGTCGCTGGGCGAATTGGCTCATTCGCTCCCTCCGAGATCGAAGGCGCGATGGCTCGGCTTGCCCGCTGCGGCGGTTTTCTGCTCGAACCCTGGTTGAAGCGCACGGTCGACCTGTCGGCGCACTACTGGATCGAAATGAGCGGCGAGATTCATGCGCTCGGAACGCTCGAGTCGATCGTGAGCCCTTCGGGTGTTCCTCGGGGACATCGCGGCTGTCTGGAAGCGAATGGTTCGATTCGCGCGGGCACGCTGTTTGACGAACGGCTGCAGGCGGCGGGTCTCGTGGCGGCGGAAGCAGCACGCGAACGCGGCTATTTCGGAGCCTGCGGAGTGGACGCTTTCGTCTATTCCTTTGATGGCGAGTCCATCTTGCGTCCCCTCGTCGAGTTTAATGCGCGCTTCACGCTGGGCACGGTTGCGCTTGGGCTGGTCGAGCGGGCCAGACGGGTCGGCGTGGCTCGCGCGCCGGGTCGTTTCGAATTCCGAGTCGACGTCCCCTCTGTCCTGGAAATCCGCGACCCGGACAGTGGGCTGCAATCCCGCGTCGAATTCGCAACCGCTCAGCGGGCCTCCGCGCGCCAGCGTCGGTAG
- the yhbY gene encoding ribosome assembly RNA-binding protein YhbY has translation MKGFQKRYLRSLGHNLKPVVVIGRNGLSSAVMAKVDQELNAHELIKIRFSDFKEERKQLVEQIAEATQSATAGVLGNTAILYREHADPDKRSVVVPQRESGGEKA, from the coding sequence ATGAAGGGTTTTCAGAAACGCTACCTGCGCAGTCTGGGTCACAATCTGAAGCCCGTCGTGGTGATCGGACGCAACGGCCTGAGCTCGGCCGTGATGGCCAAGGTCGACCAGGAACTGAACGCACACGAGTTGATCAAGATCCGCTTCTCGGACTTCAAGGAGGAGCGCAAACAGCTCGTCGAACAGATCGCCGAGGCCACACAGAGCGCGACGGCGGGAGTACTGGGCAATACGGCCATCCTGTACCGCGAACACGCAGATCCCGACAAGCGCAGCGTCGTCGTGCCGCAACGAGAAAGTGGCGGCGAGAAAGCCTGA
- a CDS encoding M23 family metallopeptidase, whose protein sequence is MHRQPLRAVFVPVIAFFINLAFVNIAEAGAVEDWMDCSDDVCVFVRSAEDIARISASNNSAAPVAVSIDFTGLRNAAAFPRKAKAVVQPGGVQHLVELRRKNSRGNMSFPFKWRWVLGDPGARHDDALSYHIPFGGTVARELTQGVGGKFSHTGPHHYSFDFGMPVGTPIVAARSGVVVNVADGHNRAGVTEEFLTRANSVTILHEDGTFASYGHLDPGAGVHQGMRVRVGEVIGFSGNTGFTTGPHLHFSVWRSTFAGHQQTLPIRFSHKGRAPFEPKRGVRYPPGCYDEGRPCTAEELPARADKREPDRLMRSNDGSCHCSNGSVITTHLPCRMVCPKAR, encoded by the coding sequence ATGCATCGCCAGCCCCTTCGCGCCGTGTTCGTTCCAGTGATCGCCTTCTTCATCAACCTCGCCTTCGTCAACATCGCCGAGGCCGGTGCGGTGGAAGACTGGATGGACTGCAGCGACGACGTATGTGTGTTCGTCCGCAGCGCGGAAGACATCGCCAGAATCAGCGCCAGCAACAATAGCGCTGCCCCGGTGGCCGTGAGTATCGACTTCACGGGCCTGCGCAACGCGGCGGCGTTCCCGCGCAAAGCGAAAGCAGTGGTCCAGCCTGGTGGTGTTCAGCATCTGGTAGAACTGAGGCGCAAGAACTCACGCGGAAATATGAGCTTCCCGTTCAAGTGGCGCTGGGTTCTGGGTGATCCAGGTGCCAGGCATGACGACGCTCTTTCGTACCACATTCCCTTTGGCGGAACGGTGGCCCGGGAGCTCACTCAAGGCGTCGGGGGCAAGTTCAGCCACACGGGCCCGCACCATTACTCCTTCGATTTCGGCATGCCGGTCGGAACGCCGATCGTCGCCGCGCGTTCCGGCGTGGTCGTAAACGTCGCAGATGGCCACAACCGCGCCGGCGTCACCGAGGAGTTCCTGACTCGAGCCAACTCGGTCACGATCCTGCACGAGGACGGAACCTTTGCGAGTTATGGTCACCTGGATCCGGGCGCGGGTGTGCACCAGGGCATGCGGGTTCGCGTTGGAGAAGTGATTGGCTTCAGCGGCAATACCGGCTTCACGACGGGACCTCACCTGCATTTCTCGGTGTGGCGATCGACGTTTGCAGGGCACCAGCAGACCCTTCCGATCCGCTTCTCTCACAAGGGCAGAGCACCGTTTGAGCCAAAACGGGGCGTGCGCTATCCCCCGGGATGCTATGACGAGGGAAGACCCTGTACGGCGGAAGAACTACCGGCCAGAGCGGACAAGCGCGAACCCGATCGTCTGATGCGCTCGAACGATGGCTCGTGCCACTGCTCGAACGGTTCGGTCATCACGACACATCTACCGTGTCGCATGGTCTGCCCGAAGGCTCGTTAG